Proteins encoded together in one Panthera uncia isolate 11264 chromosome A2, Puncia_PCG_1.0, whole genome shotgun sequence window:
- the LOC125931066 gene encoding LOW QUALITY PROTEIN: programmed cell death protein 2-like (The sequence of the model RefSeq protein was modified relative to this genomic sequence to represent the inferred CDS: inserted 1 base in 1 codon) — MTSLLQVLRNQLPRKNDFYSYQPPSEDPPPETGESVCLQLKSGVHLCRVGGSLSPQTCSSCHEARYRSKEHHTPDWRWGHKQARRQSEFEIVVRTEDEVTLEDVEKGREAEITGSMGEAPDEELDSMAKHEPKEDKXFQKFKTKIALEPEQILRYARGIAPIWISGENVPQEKDIPVCPCGAKRIFEFQVMPQRLNHLKANRLGRSVDWGVLAVSTCVESCRQGIGYTEELVWKQDITDTPEDKVIKPYKFS, encoded by the exons ATGACGTCGCTGTTG CAAGTTCTTAGAAATCAGCTACCCAGGAAAAATGACTTTTACTCATATCAGCCACCTTCTGAGGACCCTCCTCCAGAGACAGGAGAGTCTGTGTGCCTCCAGCTCAAGTCTGGGGTTCATCTCTGCAGGGTTGGTGGCAGTTTAAGCCCCCAAACATGCTCCAGCTGTCACGAGGCACGTTACCGAAGTAAGGAGCATCATACTCCAGACTGGAGATGGGGACATAAGCAGGCTCGTAGACAATCAGAATTTGAAATTGTAGTAAGAACAGAAGATGAGGTTACACTTGAAGATgttgaaaagggaagggaagcagaaattACAGGAAGCATGGGTGAAGCACCTGATGAAGAATTGGATTCCATGGCAAAACATGAACCCAAGGAAGATA AATTCCAGAAGTTTAAAACTAAAATAGCCCTAGAGCCAGAGCAGATTCTTAGATATGCCAGAGGGATTGCACCCATCTGGATCTCTGGTGAAAATGTCCCTCAAGAAAAGGATATTCCAGTTTGCCCCTGTGGGGCCAAGAGAATATTTGAATTCCAGGTCATGCCTCAGCGGCTCAACCACCTAAAGGCCAACAGACTCGGCAGGAGTGTTGATTGGGGTGTTCTGGCTGTCTCCACCTGTGTTGAAAGCTGTAGACAGGGGATTGGCTACACAGAGGAACTGGTTTGGAAGCAAGATATAACAGACACACCTGAAGACAAGGTCATAAAGCCTTACAAATTCTCATAA